From the Vibrio alginolyticus NBRC 15630 = ATCC 17749 genome, one window contains:
- the serB gene encoding phosphoserine phosphatase — protein sequence MDASKSLPIRKHTTLLKRLPETRFASQLDKAKANWIVFAEYLSPSHFEDIDFFTGFYNPILETWKVGQYEVALMAGELTPQHETILQSLNLDYASLNEVPDLSTQGLIVFDMDSTAIQIECIDEIAKLAGVGDEVAEVTERAMQGELDFEQSLRQRVGKLKGADESILEQVRSQLPFMPDFEALIATLKALGWKTAIASGGFTYFSDYIKDKVDLDFARSNQLEIIDGKLTGNVLGDVVTAQMKSDILVELADEYEIEQHNTVAVGDGANDLVMMSVAGLGIAYHAKPKVEAQAQSAIRFAGLGGVLCILSGALVKQQKVSWKAKP from the coding sequence ATGGACGCGTCAAAAAGCTTGCCTATCAGAAAACATACGACACTTTTAAAACGATTACCCGAGACTCGATTTGCCTCCCAATTAGATAAAGCAAAAGCAAACTGGATCGTATTTGCTGAGTACCTTTCGCCAAGTCACTTCGAAGACATTGATTTCTTCACCGGCTTTTACAACCCGATACTAGAAACGTGGAAAGTTGGCCAATATGAAGTAGCCCTGATGGCCGGAGAGTTGACTCCTCAACATGAAACGATCTTACAAAGTCTCAACCTAGATTACGCCTCGCTTAATGAAGTGCCCGATCTATCAACCCAAGGGTTGATTGTATTTGATATGGATTCAACGGCGATCCAGATAGAGTGTATTGATGAAATCGCGAAACTGGCAGGAGTAGGGGATGAGGTCGCTGAAGTCACTGAACGTGCCATGCAAGGTGAGCTGGATTTTGAGCAAAGTTTACGTCAGCGAGTTGGTAAGCTCAAAGGTGCCGATGAATCAATTCTTGAACAAGTTCGTTCCCAGTTACCATTCATGCCGGACTTTGAAGCGCTAATTGCGACGTTGAAAGCCTTGGGCTGGAAAACAGCGATTGCCTCAGGTGGTTTTACTTACTTCTCTGATTACATCAAAGATAAAGTCGACCTAGATTTTGCTCGTTCCAATCAATTAGAAATTATTGACGGCAAACTCACGGGTAACGTACTTGGCGACGTGGTAACGGCGCAGATGAAGTCAGACATTCTAGTGGAATTGGCGGATGAATATGAAATTGAGCAACACAACACGGTCGCTGTCGGTGATGGCGCTAATGATCTTGTGATGATGTCGGTGGCGGGCTTAGGGATTGCGTATCACGCAAAACCAAAAGTGGAAGCTCAAGCGCAATCTGCGATTCGCTTTGCTGGGTTGGGCGGTGTGCTCTGTATTTTATCTGGCGCATTGGTGAAGCAGCAAAAGGTCAGCTGGAAAGCTAAACCTTAA
- a CDS encoding YtjB family periplasmic protein: MSESLFSVRNALRILALILLCVMLFITIKNSVVISKGNEKIQAQQLETLTKVLISQASLSASEMILTKDQERLLQLTNQLAQDRLVFDATIYDAQGVRLASSEEALSVREVLGLDTPLATASIGRQQLVEPVFADGALIGFVRVTFETGRVTAISDHHYRKSDRYMYMMVLMSFVCGMLFILILRRQPIRRKKAPNLLLTK, from the coding sequence ATGAGTGAATCTTTGTTCTCAGTAAGGAATGCCCTAAGAATTCTGGCACTAATCCTGCTGTGTGTGATGTTGTTTATCACAATAAAAAACAGTGTTGTGATCAGTAAGGGTAATGAGAAAATTCAAGCACAACAGCTTGAAACACTCACCAAAGTTTTGATTTCACAGGCGTCTCTTTCTGCCAGTGAGATGATTTTAACTAAAGATCAAGAACGATTACTTCAGCTAACAAACCAGCTAGCACAAGACCGTTTAGTGTTTGATGCAACAATCTACGATGCACAGGGTGTACGTTTAGCGTCTAGTGAAGAGGCATTATCGGTACGCGAAGTTCTTGGCCTGGATACGCCTTTGGCAACAGCTTCCATTGGTCGCCAGCAGTTGGTTGAACCAGTGTTTGCAGATGGTGCGCTTATCGGTTTTGTTCGCGTGACCTTTGAGACGGGCCGGGTGACGGCTATTTCTGACCACCACTATCGCAAGAGCGATCGTTATATGTACATGATGGTCTTAATGAGCTTTGTCTGTGGCATGTTGTTCATCTTGATTTTACGTCGACAACCGATACGTCGTAAAAAAGCGCCAAACCTGCTGCTAACCAAGTAA
- the deoD gene encoding purine-nucleoside phosphorylase yields the protein MATPHINAEMGAFADVVLMPGDPLRAKYIAETFLEDVVQVCDVRNMFGYTGTYKGRKISVMGHGMGIPSCSIYATELIKDFGVKKIIRVGSCGAVNEDIKVRDVVIGMGACTDSKVNRIRFKGHDFAAIADYNMVRAAEDAAKARGIDVKVGNLFSAELFYTPDPEMFDVMDKYGIVGVEMEAAGIYGVAAEYGAKALTICTVSDHIKTGEQTTSDERQTTFNDMMLIALDSVLLGDEE from the coding sequence ATGGCAACTCCACATATCAATGCTGAAATGGGTGCATTTGCAGACGTCGTACTGATGCCTGGTGATCCACTACGTGCAAAATACATCGCAGAGACTTTCCTTGAAGATGTCGTTCAAGTGTGTGACGTTCGTAATATGTTTGGTTACACAGGTACATACAAAGGCCGTAAGATCTCGGTAATGGGCCACGGTATGGGTATCCCATCATGCTCGATTTACGCGACTGAACTAATCAAAGACTTCGGCGTGAAGAAAATCATCCGTGTTGGCAGCTGTGGCGCAGTGAATGAAGACATCAAAGTGCGTGATGTTGTGATCGGCATGGGTGCATGTACTGACTCTAAAGTGAACCGTATCCGCTTTAAAGGTCATGACTTCGCGGCAATCGCAGACTACAACATGGTTCGTGCGGCAGAAGACGCTGCAAAAGCTCGCGGTATTGACGTTAAAGTTGGTAACCTATTCTCAGCAGAGCTTTTCTACACGCCAGATCCAGAAATGTTCGATGTAATGGACAAGTACGGCATTGTTGGTGTTGAAATGGAAGCGGCTGGTATTTACGGTGTTGCGGCAGAATACGGTGCAAAAGCTCTGACAATCTGTACGGTTTCTGATCATATCAAGACTGGCGAACAGACTACATCTGACGAGCGTCAAACGACATTCAACGACATGATGCTAATTGCACTAGATTCAGTATTGCTTGGTGACGAAGAGTAA